The following coding sequences lie in one Micromonospora sp. R77 genomic window:
- a CDS encoding amino acid adenylation domain-containing protein, which translates to MTTPRHEVRLPLTPAQRQLWIIDQLSPGESTYNSPLIYRLRGPVDARALRGALTVLLARHDGLRTRFAVSDGVPYQVIGPPPEEADLDVVDLPAVASGDRDEAIAAALHTEVTALFDLHVGPLYRFRLIRVDEADHILVLGFHHVVTDGWSTGIIQRDLSAAYRALVAGEVPRLPAPRSDFAGYVRAHAERLTDDALAQGLRHWEETLRGLPTLDLPADRPRPPVPSQRGGTVVRRLDGELLAGLRKVAGEANASLFMVLTTGLAAVLHAHSRREDVPLGVPMLGRADPELEDVVGLFVNMVVLRLDLTGDPTLGELLTRVTDASFSLYDHEEVPFEKVVERVRPLRDPSRNPLFQVATQLLGDGTTGDGLDLPGVDAARLVPPSGRAQFDLSVDFTLAGDTLGMHVEYATDLFDQWRAEALADHVERVLRALPGELSTPLSRLSLLTGAEQQALLRLGDGGPAVVPTRPLHAGIAATAAAAPDAVAAICRDRQLSYGELWAQAERLARRLRARGVRRQDVVALVLDRDLDVLPAMLGVLAAGGAIAPLDPRNPAERTARLVRDAGARVVITRRAFADRLPEPAGGAVLLLDEPADEDAGGETAEADPVGPDSLAYLIYTSGSTGGPKGVQVEHGAMGLYAAHYIDLLGLRPGDRVLQFAALTFDVSLGEIFASLLAGATLVLVAPEQAESPTEVAALIRRENVTCVALTPTVLGLLETDPYPALSRVVSIGEALSAELANAWIRPGRRLLNVYGPTEVAVACTDHDCGSQPSRTPPPIGRPHPGRRLYVVNPADRLVPRGVPGELLIGGAGLARGYLDRPELTAERFAADPFRPGGRIYRSGDLVRWNADGELEYLGRTDQQVKLHGIRIEPGEIESALLTHPGIRLAVVAVRADPHVGQRLVGYLVPEGTARPTPAGLREFLAGILPPPMIPTAWVFLDELPMTASAKVDRAALPDPADDADADAGTVAAATPTEVTLVRIFADVLGRSEVGADGNLFELGGSSLQAMRVISRVTREFGVKLNLRQLYGTSTVRAIAAHIDGLAASTDGGRS; encoded by the coding sequence ATGACGACGCCCCGCCACGAGGTACGGCTGCCGCTCACCCCCGCGCAGCGGCAACTGTGGATCATCGACCAGCTCAGTCCGGGTGAGTCCACCTACAACAGTCCACTGATCTACCGGCTCCGCGGCCCGGTGGACGCCCGCGCACTGCGCGGCGCGTTGACCGTGCTGCTGGCCCGGCACGACGGGCTGCGGACCCGCTTCGCCGTCAGCGACGGCGTGCCGTACCAGGTGATCGGCCCACCCCCGGAGGAGGCCGACCTCGACGTGGTCGACCTGCCCGCCGTCGCCTCCGGTGACCGCGACGAGGCGATCGCCGCCGCGCTGCACACGGAGGTCACCGCGCTCTTCGACCTGCACGTCGGCCCGCTGTACCGGTTCCGGCTGATCCGGGTCGACGAGGCCGACCACATCCTGGTGCTCGGCTTCCATCACGTGGTCACCGACGGCTGGTCGACCGGGATCATCCAGCGGGACCTCTCCGCGGCCTACCGTGCCCTCGTCGCGGGTGAGGTGCCACGGCTGCCCGCGCCGCGCTCGGACTTCGCCGGCTACGTGCGCGCGCACGCCGAGCGGCTGACCGACGACGCCCTGGCGCAGGGGCTCCGCCACTGGGAGGAGACGCTGCGTGGACTGCCCACCCTGGACCTGCCGGCCGACCGGCCCCGGCCGCCGGTGCCCAGCCAGCGCGGCGGTACGGTGGTCCGCCGGCTCGACGGCGAGCTGCTCGCCGGGCTGCGGAAGGTGGCCGGCGAGGCCAACGCCTCGCTGTTCATGGTGCTGACCACCGGGCTGGCCGCGGTGCTGCACGCCCACTCCCGGCGGGAGGACGTCCCGCTCGGCGTACCCATGCTCGGTCGGGCCGACCCGGAGCTGGAGGACGTGGTCGGCCTCTTCGTGAACATGGTGGTGCTGCGCCTGGACCTCACCGGCGACCCCACCCTCGGCGAACTGCTGACCCGGGTCACCGACGCCAGCTTCTCCCTGTACGACCACGAGGAGGTGCCGTTCGAGAAGGTCGTCGAGCGGGTGCGCCCGCTGCGCGACCCGTCCCGCAACCCGCTCTTCCAGGTCGCCACCCAACTGCTCGGCGACGGCACCACCGGGGACGGTCTCGACCTGCCGGGCGTCGACGCCGCGCGACTCGTGCCCCCCTCCGGCCGCGCCCAGTTCGACCTGTCGGTGGACTTCACCCTCGCCGGGGACACGCTGGGGATGCACGTCGAGTACGCGACCGACCTGTTCGACCAGTGGCGGGCCGAGGCCCTGGCCGACCACGTGGAGCGGGTTCTGCGGGCGCTGCCCGGTGAACTGTCCACCCCGCTGTCACGACTGTCGCTGCTGACCGGGGCCGAGCAGCAGGCGCTGCTCCGGTTGGGCGACGGCGGCCCGGCCGTCGTCCCGACCCGGCCGCTGCACGCCGGTATCGCGGCGACCGCCGCGGCCGCCCCGGACGCCGTCGCGGCGATCTGCCGGGACCGGCAGCTGAGCTACGGCGAGCTGTGGGCGCAGGCCGAGCGGCTGGCCCGCCGGTTGCGCGCCCGGGGCGTACGCCGGCAGGACGTGGTGGCGCTCGTCCTGGACCGTGACCTCGACGTCCTGCCCGCCATGCTGGGGGTGCTGGCGGCGGGCGGGGCGATCGCCCCGCTCGACCCGCGCAACCCCGCCGAGCGGACGGCGCGTCTCGTCCGGGACGCCGGCGCCCGAGTCGTGATCACCCGCCGGGCGTTCGCCGACCGGCTGCCCGAGCCGGCCGGTGGGGCGGTGCTGCTGCTCGACGAGCCGGCCGACGAGGATGCCGGCGGGGAGACTGCGGAGGCCGACCCGGTCGGTCCCGACTCGCTCGCCTACCTGATCTACACCTCCGGGTCCACCGGTGGCCCCAAGGGCGTCCAGGTCGAGCACGGTGCGATGGGCCTGTACGCCGCGCACTACATCGACCTGCTCGGCCTGCGCCCCGGTGACCGGGTCCTGCAGTTCGCGGCACTCACCTTCGACGTCTCCCTGGGGGAGATCTTCGCCAGCCTGCTCGCCGGGGCCACCCTCGTGCTGGTGGCACCGGAGCAGGCCGAGTCGCCGACGGAGGTGGCGGCGCTGATCCGGCGCGAGAACGTCACCTGCGTCGCGCTGACCCCGACCGTGCTGGGTCTGTTGGAGACCGACCCCTACCCCGCGCTGAGTCGGGTCGTCAGCATCGGTGAGGCCCTGTCGGCGGAGCTGGCGAACGCCTGGATCCGCCCCGGCCGCCGGCTGCTCAACGTCTACGGTCCGACCGAGGTCGCCGTCGCCTGCACCGATCACGACTGCGGGTCGCAGCCGTCACGGACACCACCGCCGATCGGGCGGCCGCATCCGGGCCGCCGACTGTACGTGGTCAACCCGGCCGACCGGCTCGTGCCGCGTGGCGTACCCGGGGAACTGCTCATCGGTGGCGCCGGCCTGGCCCGCGGCTACCTCGACCGGCCGGAGCTCACGGCGGAACGGTTCGCCGCCGACCCGTTCCGGCCCGGCGGCCGGATCTACCGCAGCGGAGACCTCGTCCGGTGGAACGCCGACGGGGAGCTGGAGTACCTCGGCCGCACCGATCAGCAGGTGAAGCTGCACGGCATCCGGATCGAACCGGGCGAGATCGAGTCGGCCCTGCTCACCCATCCCGGGATCCGGCTGGCCGTGGTGGCCGTCCGCGCCGACCCGCACGTCGGTCAGCGGCTGGTCGGCTACCTCGTGCCCGAGGGGACGGCGCGGCCCACCCCCGCCGGGTTGCGGGAGTTCCTCGCCGGGATCCTGCCGCCGCCGATGATCCCCACCGCCTGGGTGTTCCTCGACGAGCTGCCGATGACCGCCTCGGCCAAGGTGGACCGGGCCGCCCTGCCGGACCCGGCCGACGACGCCGACGCCGACGCGGGGACCGTCGCCGCGGCCACCCCGACCGAGGTGACCCTGGTCCGGATCTTCGCCGACGTGCTGGGCCGGAGCGAGGTGGGCGCGGACGGCAACCTGTTCGAACTCGGTGGTTCGTCGCTCCAGGCGATGCGCGTCATCAGCCGCGTCACCCGCGAGTTCGGCGTCAAGCTCAACCTGCGTCAGCTCTACGGGACATCGACCGTCCGGGCGATCGCCGCGCACATCGACGGCCTCGCCGCGTCCACGGACGGGGGCCGGTCGTGA
- a CDS encoding methyltransferase yields the protein MVREPVAEIAGLFDVYQSGVVFHCLCAVTRLGVPDRLGEDPRPVSEVAAAVDADVDALRRVLRLLAGHQLVEFDPGTDRVSLTGRGMLLRRDHPLSLAATFATLGVSDVAHRTADALRTGRAAAPVALGTDFWSFLAARPDRQAVFSRAMAEQARLLSLPCVDLVDWPAEGVVVDLGGGTGALLAAVLDTAPGLRGVLVDQPQVLDRSRAAVAERGLADRCEVRAGDLFDPAPVGDVYVLSRVLHDWDDEAVVRILSAAAADAPAGARLVVFEDVLPEDGSASAAQAWADIAMMLLYEGARERTAEQYRTLLDRAGWQLTETVPGPPGMHVIDAVRRPG from the coding sequence ATGGTGCGGGAACCAGTCGCGGAGATCGCTGGGCTGTTCGACGTGTACCAGAGCGGGGTGGTCTTCCACTGCCTCTGCGCGGTCACCCGGCTCGGCGTGCCCGACCGGCTCGGCGAGGATCCCCGGCCGGTGAGCGAGGTCGCGGCGGCGGTGGACGCCGACGTCGACGCGCTCCGGCGGGTGCTGCGGCTGCTGGCCGGGCACCAGCTGGTCGAGTTCGACCCCGGCACCGACCGGGTGAGCCTCACCGGACGCGGGATGCTGCTGCGCCGGGACCATCCGCTGTCGCTCGCCGCGACCTTCGCCACGCTGGGCGTCTCCGATGTGGCGCACCGGACGGCGGACGCGCTGCGTACCGGGCGGGCGGCCGCTCCGGTGGCGCTCGGGACGGACTTCTGGTCCTTCCTCGCCGCCCGACCGGACCGGCAGGCGGTCTTCAGCCGGGCGATGGCCGAGCAGGCGCGGCTGCTCTCCCTGCCCTGCGTCGACCTCGTCGACTGGCCCGCCGAGGGGGTGGTCGTGGATCTCGGCGGCGGTACGGGCGCGCTGCTGGCCGCGGTGCTGGACACCGCGCCCGGGCTGCGCGGCGTGCTGGTGGACCAGCCGCAGGTGCTCGACCGGTCCCGTGCCGCCGTCGCCGAGCGGGGCCTCGCCGACCGGTGCGAGGTCCGGGCCGGCGACCTGTTCGACCCGGCTCCCGTCGGTGACGTGTACGTGCTGTCGCGGGTGCTGCACGACTGGGACGACGAGGCCGTGGTGCGGATCCTGTCCGCCGCGGCGGCCGACGCCCCGGCCGGCGCGCGCCTGGTCGTCTTCGAGGACGTGCTGCCCGAGGACGGGTCGGCCTCGGCGGCGCAGGCCTGGGCGGACATCGCGATGATGCTGTTGTACGAGGGTGCCCGCGAACGCACCGCCGAGCAGTACCGCACGCTGCTGGACCGTGCCGGCTGGCAGTTGACCGAGACGGTGCCGGGACCGCCGGGGATGCACGTCATCGACGCGGTCCGGCGGCCGGGCTGA
- a CDS encoding amidohydrolase family protein, whose product MIYDGHCHVASTDFIPDAFLGDVACGMRRRLDVVAAGPPLDRLHESYRAQHRDHDADRLVAEMDAAGVARSVLMVPDFGFVMPGQPDLAAMARRHHEIRLRHPGRFWVYLGADPRRGEAGASEFADLVDRYAFDGLKLYPPCGYSPSDRSLYPYYEVCRSRSLPVFVHTGPTAQSLTFTTSEAILVDRAARDFPEVPFVLGHGGVTDVEVSAYLAAYRPNVFVDTGGFAGSPVAGGWPAHLNRLFRLGVNHKIIFGTDWPLNQLSGGLQRLVGEVRDGDEVFAGVSRRDRDLVLRENLLRVLSPASVDRADRPPAERRHG is encoded by the coding sequence GTGATCTACGACGGTCACTGCCACGTCGCCTCGACGGACTTCATCCCCGACGCCTTCCTCGGCGACGTCGCCTGCGGCATGCGCCGCCGGTTGGACGTGGTGGCGGCCGGCCCTCCGCTGGACCGGCTGCACGAGAGCTACCGTGCCCAGCACCGCGACCACGACGCCGACCGGCTGGTGGCCGAGATGGACGCCGCCGGGGTGGCGCGTTCGGTGCTGATGGTGCCCGACTTCGGGTTCGTCATGCCGGGTCAGCCCGACCTCGCCGCGATGGCCCGCCGGCACCACGAGATCCGGCTGCGCCATCCGGGCCGGTTCTGGGTCTACCTGGGTGCCGACCCGCGCCGGGGCGAGGCGGGCGCGAGCGAGTTCGCCGACCTCGTGGACCGGTACGCGTTCGACGGGCTGAAGCTCTATCCACCGTGCGGCTACTCGCCCTCGGACCGATCGCTCTACCCCTACTACGAGGTGTGTCGGAGCCGCTCGCTGCCGGTCTTCGTGCACACCGGGCCGACCGCGCAGTCGCTGACCTTCACCACCAGCGAGGCCATCCTGGTGGACCGGGCCGCCCGGGACTTCCCGGAGGTGCCCTTCGTGCTGGGGCACGGTGGCGTCACCGACGTCGAGGTCAGCGCGTACCTGGCGGCGTACCGGCCCAACGTCTTCGTCGACACCGGTGGGTTCGCCGGCTCCCCGGTGGCGGGGGGCTGGCCGGCCCACCTGAACCGGCTGTTCCGGCTCGGCGTCAACCACAAGATCATTTTTGGTACGGACTGGCCGCTCAACCAGCTCAGCGGTGGCCTCCAGCGGCTGGTCGGCGAGGTACGCGACGGCGACGAGGTGTTCGCCGGGGTCTCCCGCCGGGACCGCGACCTCGTCCTGCGGGAGAATCTGCTGCGGGTGCTCTCCCCGGCCAGCGTCGACCGCGCCGACCGGCCGCCTGCGGAGCGACGGCATGGGTGA
- a CDS encoding MFS transporter codes for MRSTLWSRVTVLAALALSAFVFNTTENLPIGLLSLISADLDVSLPSAGFLVTGYGLTVALLSLPLAYATRRMPRRHVLSGLLAVLVVSTLASVLVRSYPILFGARVTTAIAQALFWAVLGPTAVGLFSPERRGRVIAVMSVCGSLATVLGVPAGTWLGQHSRWQVPFFVLSVLALVSLVVVATLLPTTRPEESHGAFGSHPDGRRFAIVIATTALSVTGMFAGFTYITDFLTDLSGFAEHTVGVMLFVFGAAGTAGVVGVGSLLDRMPRGSLFLTVGVQAVALLGLGLLARNQVAVVILLAVLGGSAAPVFMATQAQILRVAPGRTEIGFAANSAAFNIGVALGALVGGVLLGPFDARAGFLIGGALTVASVLILLLELLLPAAERQPSDEKVPEAAVLAD; via the coding sequence ATGCGGTCAACGCTCTGGAGCCGGGTCACCGTCCTGGCTGCCCTGGCCCTGTCGGCATTCGTCTTCAACACCACCGAGAACTTGCCGATCGGTCTGCTCAGTCTCATCTCGGCGGACCTCGACGTGTCCCTGCCGTCCGCGGGTTTCCTCGTCACCGGTTACGGCCTCACCGTCGCGCTGCTCTCCCTGCCCCTGGCGTACGCGACCCGGCGCATGCCGCGCCGGCACGTCCTGAGTGGACTGCTCGCCGTGCTGGTGGTCAGCACGCTCGCCTCGGTGCTGGTCCGCTCCTATCCAATCCTCTTCGGCGCCCGGGTCACCACCGCGATCGCCCAGGCGCTGTTCTGGGCGGTCCTCGGCCCGACGGCGGTGGGGCTGTTCTCCCCGGAGCGCCGGGGCCGGGTCATCGCGGTGATGTCGGTCTGCGGGTCGCTGGCCACGGTGCTGGGCGTTCCCGCCGGCACCTGGCTCGGCCAGCACAGCCGCTGGCAGGTGCCGTTCTTCGTGCTCAGCGTGCTCGCCCTGGTGTCCCTCGTGGTCGTGGCGACGCTCCTGCCGACCACCCGGCCGGAGGAGAGCCACGGCGCCTTCGGCTCCCACCCGGACGGTCGCCGGTTCGCCATCGTCATCGCCACCACCGCCCTCTCGGTCACCGGCATGTTCGCCGGCTTCACCTACATCACCGACTTCCTCACCGACCTCTCCGGATTCGCCGAGCACACCGTCGGGGTGATGCTCTTCGTCTTCGGCGCGGCGGGCACGGCGGGCGTGGTGGGGGTCGGGTCACTGCTGGACCGGATGCCCCGGGGATCGTTGTTCCTGACCGTCGGCGTGCAGGCGGTCGCGCTGCTCGGCCTCGGCCTGCTGGCCCGTAACCAGGTCGCGGTCGTGATCCTGCTGGCCGTGCTGGGCGGCTCCGCCGCGCCGGTCTTCATGGCGACGCAGGCGCAGATCCTGCGGGTGGCACCGGGTCGCACCGAGATCGGGTTCGCGGCGAACTCCGCCGCGTTCAACATCGGGGTGGCCCTCGGTGCCCTGGTCGGTGGTGTGCTGCTGGGGCCGTTCGACGCGCGCGCCGGGTTCCTGATCGGTGGTGCGCTGACCGTCGCCTCGGTGCTGATCCTCCTGCTGGAGTTGCTGCTGCCGGCGGCCGAGCGGCAGCCGAGCGACGAGAAGGTGCCCGAGGCGGCCGTGTTGGCCGACTGA
- a CDS encoding alpha/beta fold hydrolase: MIDSFDPVLPLRPDGSRVPLFCAPPISGSPYGYRALVPLLDPEQPVYALEAPGFHNDEEPLDSVPAHSARYLAALHHHRAGRPVALLGWSMGAVVAYDLARRLADAGVPVGGLILVDPPAPGPLAVPPPGTAARLLVRDLAELGGLPRGPIRAALARAPEDAGPDDVFAAVVRAGVLPAECDAEFLHDRYRPFAAHLRLLGSWRPVGGYPGPVTLIRATESSTDVGRWRELAAGLHDYAITGDHYTIWRGDALTAMGALVRRVLDGGRQVTSA; encoded by the coding sequence GTGATCGACAGCTTCGACCCGGTACTGCCGTTGCGGCCGGACGGCAGCCGGGTGCCGCTGTTCTGCGCGCCGCCGATCTCCGGATCGCCGTACGGCTATCGGGCCCTGGTGCCGCTGCTGGACCCCGAGCAGCCCGTCTACGCCTTGGAGGCGCCGGGCTTCCACAACGACGAGGAACCGCTCGACTCGGTGCCGGCCCACTCGGCGCGGTACCTGGCCGCGCTGCACCACCACCGGGCGGGCCGCCCGGTGGCGCTGCTGGGCTGGTCGATGGGGGCCGTCGTCGCGTACGACCTGGCGAGGCGGCTGGCCGACGCCGGGGTGCCCGTCGGTGGGCTGATCCTGGTCGACCCGCCGGCACCCGGCCCGCTCGCCGTGCCGCCGCCGGGGACGGCGGCGCGGCTGCTGGTGCGGGACCTCGCCGAGCTGGGCGGCCTGCCCCGCGGGCCGATCCGGGCGGCCCTCGCCCGGGCACCCGAGGACGCCGGACCCGACGACGTCTTCGCCGCCGTCGTCCGGGCCGGAGTGCTGCCGGCCGAGTGCGACGCCGAATTCCTGCACGACCGCTACCGGCCCTTCGCCGCCCACCTGCGCCTCCTCGGCTCCTGGCGGCCGGTCGGCGGCTATCCGGGGCCGGTGACGCTGATCCGGGCGACGGAGTCATCGACGGACGTCGGCCGCTGGCGGGAACTCGCCGCCGGCCTGCACGACTACGCGATCACCGGTGATCACTATACGATCTGGCGTGGTGACGCTCTGACCGCGATGGGTGCGCTGGTCCGACGGGTGCTGGACGGCGGACGACAGGTGACGAGCGCGTGA
- a CDS encoding amidohydrolase family protein, translating into MIVDSHVTLASDRATPRDFLEAQAANAAARLAAYGVTGRYGALLDQLLAGYQDHDGDRLVGELDGAGIDQAVLVAADYSWASPHAVAPEELARLHHRVCSRHPGRFRVWWGVDPRAGTEGVALFERCVTEYGFAGLKLYPLTGYSPSDRRLYPYFEVCAARGLPVLTHTGPGWGPLDFTRGLPLLVDDAARDFPAVNFVLGHGGVTHVDEAVYLCAHRPNVHLDISQFPSMLSADGWAAHLNRLFRRGVNHKILFGTCWPAFRMSASLSTVVEEFTGGAVLAGVSRRDRQLIMSGNALRLFGEAPTATATGGSDGSRHRETAPGADRVDRELERR; encoded by the coding sequence ATGATCGTCGACAGCCATGTCACGCTGGCCAGCGACCGGGCCACCCCGCGTGACTTCCTCGAGGCGCAGGCGGCCAACGCCGCGGCCCGACTCGCCGCCTACGGTGTCACCGGCCGCTACGGCGCGCTGCTGGACCAGTTGCTGGCCGGTTACCAGGACCATGACGGGGACCGGCTGGTCGGCGAGCTCGACGGGGCGGGGATCGACCAGGCGGTGCTGGTGGCCGCCGACTACTCGTGGGCGAGCCCGCACGCGGTCGCCCCGGAGGAGCTGGCCCGGCTGCACCACCGGGTCTGCTCCCGGCATCCCGGCCGCTTCCGGGTGTGGTGGGGGGTCGACCCCCGGGCCGGCACCGAGGGGGTGGCGCTCTTCGAGCGCTGCGTGACCGAGTACGGCTTCGCCGGCCTCAAGCTCTATCCGCTCACCGGCTACTCCCCGAGCGACCGGCGGCTCTATCCGTACTTCGAGGTGTGCGCCGCCCGGGGCCTGCCGGTGCTCACTCACACCGGGCCGGGCTGGGGCCCGCTCGATTTCACCCGCGGGCTGCCCCTGCTGGTCGACGACGCGGCCCGGGACTTCCCGGCGGTCAACTTCGTCCTCGGCCACGGCGGCGTGACGCACGTCGACGAGGCGGTGTACCTGTGCGCGCACCGGCCGAACGTCCACCTGGACATCAGCCAGTTCCCGTCGATGCTCAGCGCCGACGGGTGGGCGGCGCACCTCAACCGGCTGTTCCGTCGGGGGGTCAATCACAAGATCCTCTTCGGCACGTGCTGGCCCGCGTTCCGGATGTCCGCCTCGCTCTCCACGGTGGTCGAGGAGTTCACCGGGGGCGCGGTCCTCGCCGGCGTCTCGCGCCGGGACCGTCAACTGATCATGAGCGGCAACGCCCTTCGCCTGTTCGGTGAGGCGCCCACCGCCACCGCCACGGGAGGTTCCGATGGAAGTCGACACCGAGAAACTGCACCAGGAGCTGATCGAGTGGATCGAGAACTGGAGCGACGGTGA
- a CDS encoding phenylalanine 4-monooxygenase, producing the protein MFEEATVYSPVIRQENGTVSVIFAREHPGSEDADYQRHRARIAELALTYRTGDPVPEVDYTAEEVALWRQVVADLQEKHRRYAAPEFLDGSRRLDLPTDRLPQLREVSGRLRTLTGFHFTPAAGIVGLREFYGSLAEGRFQATQYIRHCSMPYFSPEPDMMHEVVGHGNALANDRLATLYRRVGRTACRAGSRAALEVLSQVFWFTLEYGLVLVDGEPKAYGASLLSSVGELEQFRSSAEIRPLDVAAIVEQSYTVQNFQPVLFCAESFGHLEAFYDEFLPAVEAGEPALTGS; encoded by the coding sequence ATGTTCGAAGAAGCCACCGTCTACTCGCCCGTGATCCGGCAGGAGAACGGGACGGTCTCGGTGATATTCGCCCGTGAACACCCCGGCTCCGAGGACGCCGACTACCAGCGTCACCGCGCCCGGATCGCGGAACTGGCCCTGACGTACCGGACCGGCGACCCGGTGCCGGAGGTGGACTACACCGCCGAGGAGGTCGCCCTCTGGCGGCAGGTCGTCGCCGACCTGCAGGAGAAGCACCGCCGGTACGCCGCACCGGAGTTCCTCGACGGGTCGCGGCGGCTCGACCTGCCGACGGACCGGCTGCCGCAACTGCGGGAGGTCTCCGGCCGGCTGCGCACACTGACCGGGTTCCACTTCACGCCGGCGGCCGGCATCGTGGGGCTGCGCGAGTTCTACGGCTCGCTGGCCGAGGGGCGGTTCCAGGCCACCCAGTACATCCGGCACTGCTCGATGCCGTACTTCTCGCCGGAGCCGGACATGATGCACGAGGTCGTCGGGCACGGGAACGCCCTGGCCAACGACCGCCTGGCCACGCTGTACCGCCGGGTCGGTCGGACCGCGTGCCGCGCGGGCAGCCGGGCGGCGCTCGAGGTGCTGTCGCAGGTCTTCTGGTTCACCCTGGAGTACGGCCTGGTGCTGGTGGACGGCGAGCCCAAGGCGTACGGCGCCAGCCTGCTCTCCTCGGTCGGCGAGCTGGAGCAGTTCCGCAGCTCGGCGGAGATTCGACCGCTGGACGTGGCCGCGATCGTCGAGCAGAGCTACACGGTGCAGAACTTCCAGCCGGTGCTCTTCTGCGCCGAGTCGTTCGGTCACCTGGAGGCGTTCTACGACGAGTTCCTGCCCGCCGTGGAGGCCGGCGAGCCGGCGCTGACCGGCTCCTGA
- a CDS encoding cytochrome P450, which produces MTDRTPLFTAGGSEVNLADPHFFTGDRFLEVTREARRRHPVAWTDPEGEGFWSVTAYRPGREVLREPETFTSTRGMRLGARPAAVAAASGRMLVVSDGVDHQRLRPAHARWFAGRQLAGLAPGLRDTVERRLRDLVARDGPVDIVAELALLVPSWVLFTMMGVPAQDRDELAALTAAGFDDADTSPAAAAERAAAHAGVFDYFFELLEQRRADPGDDVVSTLANSVHGGRPLTDDEVVLNCVGLLNGGLETTPHAISGAVLAFARHPEQWRRLRADPALLDSAVEEILRYTSPPGHAMRTATRPTRLGDAHIAEGDRVVVWLPSCNRDEEVFPEPDRFLVDRRPNQHLGFGGGPHYCVGAALARLELRCVLAALLGQVAQFHEVAEPDRLASNFLNGLQRLDVVLDPVVDAVSPAAGPRR; this is translated from the coding sequence GTGACCGATCGCACTCCACTGTTCACCGCGGGCGGGTCGGAGGTGAACCTGGCGGACCCGCACTTCTTCACCGGGGACCGGTTCCTGGAGGTCACCCGGGAGGCCCGCCGGAGGCACCCGGTCGCCTGGACCGACCCGGAGGGTGAGGGCTTCTGGTCGGTCACCGCGTACCGCCCGGGCCGGGAGGTGCTGCGGGAGCCGGAGACCTTCACCTCGACCCGCGGGATGCGCCTGGGCGCGCGCCCCGCGGCGGTGGCGGCCGCCAGCGGTCGGATGCTGGTCGTCTCGGACGGGGTGGACCACCAGCGGCTGCGCCCCGCCCACGCCCGGTGGTTCGCCGGCCGGCAGCTCGCCGGCCTGGCCCCGGGCCTGCGCGACACCGTCGAGCGCCGGCTGCGGGACCTGGTGGCCCGGGACGGGCCGGTCGACATCGTCGCGGAGCTGGCGCTCCTCGTGCCGTCCTGGGTGCTGTTCACCATGATGGGCGTGCCGGCGCAGGACCGGGACGAGCTGGCCGCGCTGACCGCCGCCGGCTTCGACGACGCCGACACCTCACCTGCCGCGGCGGCGGAGCGGGCCGCCGCCCACGCCGGCGTCTTCGACTACTTCTTCGAGCTGCTGGAGCAGCGACGCGCCGACCCGGGCGACGACGTCGTGTCCACACTGGCGAACTCCGTGCACGGCGGTCGTCCACTGACCGACGACGAGGTCGTGCTCAACTGCGTCGGCCTGCTCAACGGTGGCCTGGAGACCACCCCGCACGCCATCTCCGGTGCCGTGCTCGCCTTCGCGCGTCACCCCGAGCAGTGGCGACGGCTGCGCGCGGACCCGGCACTGCTGGACAGCGCGGTCGAGGAGATCCTCCGCTACACCTCGCCGCCGGGGCACGCCATGCGTACCGCGACCAGGCCGACCAGGCTCGGCGACGCGCACATCGCCGAGGGTGACCGGGTCGTCGTCTGGCTGCCGTCCTGCAACCGGGACGAGGAGGTCTTCCCGGAGCCGGACCGGTTCCTCGTCGACCGGCGGCCCAACCAGCACCTCGGGTTCGGCGGTGGGCCGCACTACTGCGTGGGCGCCGCGCTGGCCCGGCTGGAGCTGCGCTGCGTGCTGGCGGCCCTGCTCGGTCAGGTCGCGCAGTTCCACGAGGTGGCGGAGCCGGACCGGCTGGCGTCCAACTTCCTCAACGGCCTGCAACGGCTGGACGTGGTCCTCGACCCGGTGGTCGACGCCGTCAGCCCGGCCGCCGGACCGCGTCGATGA